The DNA sequence GTTCTTTTTCATCATCTATTATATTTTCTAGATCCCTTCTAAGAATTGTGTCTAAAGAAATATCATTAGGATCAACATCAAAATTATAATTGTCAATATAATCTAAGTGCGGACTGAAATAAATTATATTATCTTCATAGTTATATGGAAATGTGCTTATTCTACGATTCTTTATATATCGTAAAATACTAGATTTTCCTGTTCCATTTTTGCCAACAATAGCCGAAACCATAGAAATATTTTCACCCCAAAAATCTCCATTTATTTCACCTAAATTTATTTCAATTTCTCTCTCCTCATTACCAAAGACGTGAGGTATTTCGTAAGCATAAAATTTAATTTGTTGAATCATTTATTATTAGTTTGTTTTTTAATTTAATTATTGGTTATTAATTTTCAAAACACGTAGGATTTGAATATATTTTGGCTTCCTAGATATTAATCTTTTACATATTAGATTCAAACCATTTGAATGAAAAGATTTTAGTGTTTATATAAAGTTTGATTCTGCAAAGATTGAATATTTACAAAGCTATCAAATACAATAGAGAGCAACTTACGGAAAACCGTAAATAATATTAAAGATTACGAAACCACCCCATCAATAAACACATCCACAAAATTTTGCACCTTCTGAATAATTCTCTTACCAATATTATTACGCTCAGTAATTTTTGGTTTTATTTCAAGTAGCTTTAAAGTATCACTTATTTTAGGAGTTTTGGAAGTAAAAAGAAAATCATCGATAGCATCTCGGAATCTGTCTTTATTCAAAGATTCTTCTGTAGCAATTTTTTCAAAAGCAGAGTTTTTTTCTTTATTCCAGTATTTTTCAAATTCTTCATTAACGTTGTCCCCACCAGAAATATGGGGAAGGTTTTCTTCTATGAATTTCTCTATCAGTTCTTTTTTGCTTCGAAGCTTTGCATCGCCGGAAAGAATATCTCTGATTTCTTTTTTCTTTTGTTCTAGCTTATTGCCTTTCAGATTAGAATCAGTCAAATTGGCTAGTAATGAAAGAATATAACTTACATTGATTTCATCTCGATGAATCAATTCTAGCTCAAAGTCGACGTCATCCAGAATACTTACTCTTCCTTCGCCTCCCTGCGGTCTTGTTTCTTTCCAAATATCTAAATACTTGCTTTTATACCCATCAAATTCATATTCGGTCATCTCCAATTTATCAAACTCAAAATCGGCAAATGATTTTAAAACGTTTAAAACACGCATCACTTCACGGAAAGCAGTGATAAATTCAAATTTTTCCTGTTCGGTTTGATAACTGTTGACACTGTCAATTTCAGGGGCAACAATCTTTAATGTATTTAAAGCAGCGTTGAAAAGTTCAATATAGTCTTCAATCGGTAGAATGATAATTTCCTGAATCGCTTCTTTATTGGAAAATAAAGTTACAGCATCATCAGTTGCAGACTTTAGATTTCTAAAACAAACAATATTTCCTTGTGATTTTTTTTCGCCTAACAATCTGTTGGTACGGGAGAATGCTTGGATTAGTCCGTGATATTTAAGATTTTTATCAACAAATAAAGTGTTCAATTGTGGACTGTCAAATCCAGTCAGAAACATATTCACAACAATAATTAAATCAACTTCTTTATTGCGGACTCTTTTAGCAATATCATTATAATAATTATAAAAACTTTGGCTGTCTTTAGTTGTAAAGTTGGTTCCAAACATTTCATTGTAATGACCAATATATCTTTCCAACACATTTCTGCTATGAGAATCTCCGTATTGTGCCTGCGGTTCTGCAACCATTCCAAACTCAGGTTCATCATAGATTCCATTGGCATCCTTAGACTCTTCATTTGTCCCATAGCTGAAAATAGTAGCAATCTTTAATTGATGCTTGCCTTCCTCTTTTTTCTTTTGGAAAAGGTCATAATATTTCTGTAAAACATCAATACTGCTTACACAAAACATTGCATTGAAAGTACTGTTATGCGTTTTTCTCCCGTATTCCGCGATGAGATAATCCGCAATTTTTTCAAGACGTTTCGGGCTTTCCAGAAGTTCTTGTGTATCGATTGCTTCAACATCCGTATCAATATAAGTATTGCTGCCTTCTTTTTCTTTGTATCTTCCGACATATTCCACAGAAAACTTCAAAACATTATCATCCCGAATGGCATCTGTAATCACATATTTATGCAGGCAATCTTCAAAAAGTCTATTCGTTGTTGCAGGAGCTCCGTCTATTTTCCCAATTGAATTAACTTCAGAAATCGGAGTTCCTGTAAAGCCAATCATTTGGGCGTTCTTAAAGTATTTTTTAATATTCTGATGTGTATCTCCGAACTGGCTTCTGTGACATTCATCAAAAATAAAAACCACTTTCTTATCTTTCAGCTTGTCAATTTTATTGCCGTGCTTTTCCTTTGTAATGGCAGTATTTAACTTCTGTAAAGTGGTTACAATCAATTTTGTATTGTCTGAAAGTTGCTTAACCAAATGAGCAGTATTTTCAGTGGCATCCACACTTCCTTTTTCAAAAGCATCAAATTCTTTTTGCGTTTGATAATCTAAGTCTTTTCGGTCAACCACAAAAACAACTTTTTCTACTTTAGGAATTTCTTTAAGGATTTGACTTGCTTTAAAAGACGTCAAAGTTTTCCCCGAACCTGTTGTATGCCAGATAAAACCGTTCTTATCGGTATTTCTTACTCTTTCAACAATTTTTTCAACCGCATAATATTGATAAGGTCGTAAAACCATCAGTATTTTATTCGATTCATTCAAAACGATATACTTGGTAATCATTTTAGCAATATGGCAAGGCTCTAAAAACGCAGGAGCAAAATGATCGAGTTGAGTTATGTTATTGTTGTGTTCATCAGACCAGAAGAAAGTTTGCTTAAAAGTTTGCTTTGCGTTGTTGGAATAATATTTTGTATTGACTCCGTTACTGATGATAAACAACTGAACGTAATTAAACAATCGACTTCCAGAATTGAAAGACTGATGATGATAGCGATTGATTTGATTGAAAGCCTCTTTCATTTCTAGACCGCGACGTTTCAGCTCAATCTGTACCAAAGGCAATCCGTTGATTAGGATCGTTACATCATATCTGTTTTTAAAGTTTCCTTCCTGAGCAATTTGATTTGTTACCTGAAACTGATTCTGACACCAATGGTCTTGGCTGATGAATTCAATCCATTCGGAAGTACCATCATCTTTAAAAAAATGAAAACGGTCACGTAATGTTTTAGCTTTTTCAAAAACATTTCCTTTGGAAAGATGATTGAGGATTTTTTCAAACTCAGTATCTGAGAATGTTTTTTATTGTGAATTTCGAGCTGAGTCTTTAGATTTTTAATAAGGTCTGCTTCGTTACATATCGTAACTTTTTTGTGACCTAACTGTTGTACTTGTTCTATTAATTTCTGCTCTAAAATATATTCCGGCTGACTTGACATTCAGTTTTGAGTTTTGGTTAAAAACTTTGTCAGAAGTATGAGTTCTGACAAAGTTGTTTCAGTTTTCCCAAATGTAAGAAATAATCAATGATAACTACAACTATTTTAGCGCTTTAAACATCTGGTCAATTACTTTTTTCTTTTGTTCCAGATTGGGATGAACGTATAAGTTCAAAGTTGTACTAATATTGGAATGACCGAGCAAAACACTCACTGTTTTATAGTCGCATTTGCTTTCGATACATCGGGTTGCAAAACTGTGTCTCAGACCGTGAAACTTGATATCAGGAATTTCTAAAAATTTCATCAGGTTTTTATAATAACTCCGGTAAGTTCTTGGTTCTGTAGGCTTAGAATCATTGGTTAAAACATAGAACGCAGGATTTACAATTTTCTTAAAAGGTTTCAGCATTCTCAACAAATCCCTGCTCATCGGAATTTCACGGATTGAGTTTTTGGTTTTGGGTGTATCAATCAACAATTCTGTTTTTCTTTCTCCATCTTCAATGACATAGATTCTTTGAATGGTTCTTCGGATATTAATAATACCGTTATCCGTATCAATATCTTCCCAAGTCAATGCACAAATCTCACCAATTCGCATTCCCGAACAAAGACAGATATAAACACCCAAATTTCTAAAAGTAAAATGCTCCTGAATATAGCTCATCACTTTTTTCTGATGTGTTCTGCTCAAGACTTCAATCGTATGGGTTTCCCTAACCGTAGGATATTGCACATTAAAATTGATAAACTCAATCCACTTATTTTTTGCACCAAACTTCAGCACCATTTTCAAAACAATGAGAATATCTTTGATGCTTTTCTGGCTCAATCCCTGCTCCAGTTTTTTAAATACAAACTTTTGTACCTCATCATCCTCAATCTCAGAATAATCTTTGAATACAGGTAATAAATGATTTTCCAGCAACAGCACATAAGCCGAAAAAGTTGACTTTTTCACATACAGCTTTTTATCATTCTTCCATAGTTCAGCGATTTCTGCTAAAGTCTTCTTTCTTGTCATAATTTTTTTGATTTTATAATTAATTATTTGAAATCTTAAAAGGTATGAAATAAAGATTGAGGATTATAAATCCTTAGAGTGTAACACAGTTTCCTAATTTACGATTTCCGGGGTTTGAAGGTACGTGGGAAGTGAAAAAATTGGGTGAAATTGCAGAAGTAAAAACTGGTAGTAAGGACACTCAAAATAAAGTTGATAATGGAATGTATCCATTTTTTGTTAGATCCAATACTATTGAGAAAATAAATACGTATTCATATGATGGTGAAGCAATTTTAACTTCTGGTGATGGTGTTGGAGTAGGAAAGAATTTTCATTATATAAATGGAAAATTTGATTTCCACCAAAGAGTTTATTCAATTAGAAATTTTAAGATAGGCTATGATGGAAAATACATATATAATATTTTCTCTGAAAAATTTTATGATAGAGTAATCCGATTAAGTGCAAAAAATTCCGTTGACTCTGTTAGAATGAATATGATTTCAGAAATGAAAATCTCATTTCCGATGTTTAATGAACAGCTGAAAATTGCTTCATTTCTAACTAAGATAGGAGATAGAATTCAAACCCAAAAGAAAATAATTGAGGATTTACATATAACAAAAAAAGAAATATCTTTTAAGCTTTTTAAAGAAGGATTTAACTCATCAGAAACAAAAAAAGAAAATTTCCAAAAATTAGGAGACCTAACCTATATTGTGAGTAAAAAAAATAAGGAAAACCTCAAACTACCAGTTTATTCAATCAACAATAAAAAAGGATTTTTAAGTCAGGCTGAACAGTTTGAAGGTATTGATAGTGACGAGAGAGGCTATGATATTTCGTTATACAAAATAATAGAGAAAGAAACCTTTGCTTATAATCCTGCAAGAATCAATGTTGGTTCAATCGGTTATAGTAGAAATTTGGAAAATATTATAATTAGTTCTTTGTATGTCTGTTTTAAAACAACAGATGCAGTTGATGATGAGTTTTTATTTCAATATCTACGAACTGATATTTTCAGAAAAGAAGTTTTAAGAAATGTAGAGGGAGGCGTTAGAGATTATTTATTCTATGAAAATTTTTCAAGAATAAAAATTAATCTGCCAGATTTGAAAGAACAAATTAAAATAGCTAAGCTTTTATCAAAATTTGATGAGAAAATAACCCTAGAAAACGAATTACTTATTCAATACGTAAATCAGAAAAAATATTTATTACAAAATCTTTTTGTTTAATAGATCAAGATTTTTAAGATAACCTTTTCAATGTTTTGAAAATTGAAAAGGCTTTTTTCATTAAACAAACAAATTAGCTAAAAGAAACTTTTTCTGAAGTTCTAACTTTTTTAGAACTTGTTTTTCCGTTTCTATTTTCTCTTGATAAGAAGAAAGAAAATTAGCAATTTTAGTTTGCTCATTTAGGGAAGGTAAAGGTAAACTTATATCAGAAAAATATGCATAACTAATCATTTTACCATCTCTTATACCTTCTAATTTTTATTAAGTTGCTTTATATAAGATTCAGATTTAAAATAATATTTATAAAAATAACTATTTATTTCAGTGTTATTCCTTAAAATTATATATGCCGGACTACATATACCTTTATATTCAGAATATTCAATACCTCCTTGAAATGATCTTAAACTAATTATAAAGTCGCCTTTCTCGACAATTTTATAACTTTCCACGCTTTTATCAGTCACTGAAATTTGAAAATCAATCAAATCTCTAGGAATAGCTCCATATTCTTGAGTTACGGCTAAAATTGGTAATTCTGAATTATGATTTTTATTTGAAATATTTGAAAAAACTTCATTTCCTTTTTTTCTTTCCCAACAAGGAAATTCTGATAAGTCAGTATTTTTAAATCTAATTCTTTTATTAAACAATTTACAGCCAACTCCTTTAATTAAGGTTTCTAATTGTTCAATTATTTTCTTTTGGGTTTGAATTCTTTCATCTAAAAGCTTGAAAAGTGAAGAAATTTTTTCTTGCTCTTCTATATTTGGTATAGCAACTATGACATTCGAAAAAGTTGTTTTATTTATTATTGGTACAGCTTGTTCTGCTGAGAGAGATTTTATTTTAAGTGAGGAATATTCTAACAATGAAAAAACAAAATCATCATCATTACCAACTGGAATAACAGAATTAATTTGCTGATTGGTAATTGAATCTTCAGTTGCTTGACCTACTTTACCAATTGTAGAACCAATACATACAAAATAGGTACTTCCTCTTCTAATTTTTCTGCCTTTATTGAATCCTTTTTCTGTTAATGTCGTTTTCGTTTTAAAAACATACCTATTTGATTGTAAATCAGTTGGAGAAACAAATAGGCGATTTCCATTATAAAAAGTAGTTTCATCTGTTGCAGGAGTTGAACCAGTTATTATATTTCCCAAACTTTCTAAAGTTGTTTTCCTCCATTCCCCTTCAAACCCCGGAAATCGTAAATTAGGAAAATTCTTTACACTTTTATTTTCTTCTGTCATCTTGATCATTTTTTTGTTAAAATTCTAAGCCTTGAGGATTTTGCTAAGTCAAAAATTAGCTGACTAATCCCAATTCTTTCAAATAAACTTCAATTTCAGAATCCAGTTGAGAACGTTTTGCTTCAAGCATCTTAATTTCTGCCATTACCGCCTGAATATCAATTTCATCTTCTTCCTCAAAAGTATCAACATAGCGAGGAATATTTAAGTTGTAATCATTATCTGCAACTTCCTGTAAAGTCGCTTTATGACTGAATTTTTCAGTTACTGTACGATTTTGGTAGGTGTCTACTATTTTATTGATGTGCGAGTAAAGCAAGACATTTTGGTTTTTCTGCTTTTCAAACTCTTTGCTTGCATCTACAAACAAAATATCTTCTTCTGCTTCACGGCATTTTTTAAAGATTAAAATACAGGTCGGAATACTTGTTCCAAAGAAAATATTAGCAGGTAAACCAATCACAGCATCTAAATAGTTTTTCTCTTTAATCAGATATTTTCTAATAATCAATTCGGCAGCACCACGGAATAAAACACCGTGAGGCATTACTACTGCCATAATTCCGTTTTCATCCAAATGATGAATCATATGTTGGATAAAAGCAAAATCTGCTTTTGAAGAAGGTGCTAATTTTCCATATTGTGAAAACCTTTCATCCAAAAGGTGAAGCTCATTGGCGCTCCATTTTGCAGAGAAAGGAGGATTAGCTACAATGGCATCAAAAGTCTTGTCAAGATGTTGAGGCTTCTCCAATGTATCTTCCTGACGGATGTCGAAATTGCTGTAATTGACACCGTGAAGAATCATATTCATCCTTGCCAAGTTGTACGTGGTACGGTTCATTTCCTGACCATAGAAATCGCTAACTTTCGCTTCACGGGCAACTCTTAAAAGCAACGAACCACTTCCGCACGTCGGGTCATATACGGATTTTAACTGTGATTTTCGACTCGTAACAATTCTTGCTAAAATAGTAGAAACCTGTTGTGGAGTATAGAATTCTCCTGCTTTTTTACCAGCTCCACTTGCAAATTGTGCAATCAGATATTCATAGGCATCACCTAAAACATCAGCATTAGTATCTGAAAGATTGAAATCAATATCATCCAAATGATAAAGAACTTTGGAGATTAAAGTGTTTTTTTCGTCTTCTGTTTTTCCTAATTTCGAGGAAGTCAAATCAAGGTCTTCAAAAAGATGTTCAAAATCATCTTCACTGTTCGTTCCAAGTGTTGATTGCTCAATATTATTAAGGATTTTAGAAAGTTCAGCCAAGATAAAATTAGATTTACCTTCCTGTTTCTGATGTCCTTTTTTAGCAATATTACTGAAAAGTTCTGATGGTTTCAGGAAATATCCTAAATCTTCAACGACTTCTTCATAAATAGCTTCAACAATTTCTTTTCCTGCTTCACAATTTTCATCAACATCATTGTAATCAACATCTTCTCCCGAATCTAACAAAATTTTATTAGCCGTAAAATGTATTTTCTCTGAAAGATACTTATAGAAAATAAATCCTAAAATATAATCACGGAATTCATCCGCATCCATTTTACCACGTAAAGTATTCGCTATATTCCAAAGTTGCTGTTGCAACTGACGTTTCTGTTCTTCTGACATATTTATAAATCCTTAATCTAAGACCTCAAAGATAAAAAAAATCACCACCAAAAGATTACGACATCCCATATTACAAATAAAATAAATAAAAATAAGAAAGTACAATCAAAATTCTGCTACTGCAGATCTTAATTTCTTTAGTTAAAACTGTTAATTTTTATAAAAATTTATTCAATAATTTTTTTTACTTTAGTTTAAAATCAAAAAGTTCCTGTGGATGTACATCTAGCCCCTTCGCTAACTCTTGAATAGTAGACATTCTTAGGTCTACTTCTCCTTTTTCTATTTTACTGATATTACTATGATCTACATCACATTTTTGAGCCAACTCCCTATAACTTAAATTCAGCTTTTTCCTGAACACCTCAACTCTCTTACCAAATGCTATTCTAAATTCTGATCTATCCATTTCGATTAACTTTGAATAAACAAAATGATGAGATTTTAATAAAAATTTGTAGTCGAATTAACCTACATTAAAAAAAAATGTTTTATATTTGCTAAAGAAGTTACAATAAAGGTAACTTTGCAATAGTTCAAAATATTAATCGAAGCTATTGCTTAGATTCTCGACTAGAAAACTGGTAATTTTTATGTGTGCGGGAAGATAAGTAAATTAGCTCACGACCGCGGCGTGGGCTCACTTATCGTACACGGGTATACCAGTACCTCTAGTCAATGAGCTGAGTTCCACGCCTTTATTTTAGGCAAAATGCAGTGAATGAATATTTTGATGGTGTAGAGAATTCTTAAAAATCTAAGCAGTTCCTTCAGCAATAATTTTGCTAAAATATGCTGCTTATGAAAAGAACAAACTCTCCACCCCGAAAGCTGAGCAATCTTCAGCTGTACGAACTGCTGAAAAAAGGTAATCCGACCGCTCTCGAACACATTCATTTGCGCCACAAGAGACTTCTTTTCTGGATTGGATTACAGGTGTTGAAAGATGATTTTGTAGTGGACACTATTGTTCAGGATACCTTCCTAAAATTGTGGCTACACCGCGGCACCATTGAATCGCCTGATCATATTACCGGCTTTTTACGCTTTGTGATGAAAAGGGATTGTATCGCATATGTGACTGCGCCCAGAAATAAATTTACCCGCCTGATGGCTTCTCTTGATAGTTTTGAGAATTATCAGGAGTATCTTGCAGGCTACGATCCTTTGAAAGATAAAGAGTATTTACATAGTCAGGAATCTGATCAAAACAAATTCGATGAAATCACAAAGGTGTTACCCGTTCTGAATCCTAAAAGAAAACACCTGATAGAACTTTGCCTCGAATACGGATTCCAGTACAAGCCTATCGCAGAAGCAATGGGAAGCAGCGTGACAGGCATTAGTATGGAGGTGGGCAAAGCAATTGATGAACTTCGGAAAATCCTTAAAGTCACATCGTTTGAGCAGCCAGAGGAAAAAACTGCACTTAAAAAAGAGCAGTTAAAACAACTCACCAATCAGCAGCTCGAGATTGTCAAAAGACGGTTTGAACAGAAATCCTCTTTTGCGGTGATTGCAAAAGAACTCAAACTACCCGAAAAGGAAGTCCATCGGGATTTTCTGTATGCCTTTCAGCATCTTCAAAATCATAACCAATCTGAAATATCGCTTTGAAATGGAAAAGTCTACAATAACCCTGACGCGGAAAATTCAGCTGGTGATTGATGTTCCAGCCGATTGTAAAAGCGAAATGTGGGAAAAACTATACCGGTATCAGAACCGCTGTTTCCGTGCAGCGAATTTGATTGTTTCCCATCTGTATGTACAGGAAATGATTAAGGATTTCTTTTACCTCACCGAAGAGATTCAATACAAGCTAGCTGATGAAAAAAAAGATGAAATGGGAATCTTCGACCGTTCGAAAACAAACACGACGGCACGCTTAGTCTTTGACAGATTCAAGGGAGAAATTCCCACCGATATTCTGGGATGCCTGAACAATACAATCCAGTCCACCTTTTCCAAAAACAAAGCCGACTATTGGCAGGGATCAAAATCCTTAATGAATTATAAAAAAGACATTCCCATTCCACTTCCGGTCAAATGCATCAGCAAAATGAAATATGATCCTGATAAGAAAGCGTTCAGCTTCAATATGTTTGCGATTCCTGTCAAGACTTACTTAGGGAGAGATTTCTCGGATAAACATTTGGTACTAGAACGGCTTTTAAGAGAAGAAATCAAGTTATGCAACTCACAGGTTCAGCTGAAAGACGGTAAGATCTTTTGGCTCGCCGTCTTTGAATTTGAAAAGGAAAACCACGGTTTAAAACCCGAAATCATTGCTGAAGCATCTCTGTCATTAGAACATCCAATCGTGGTAAAAGCCAATAATGTGCGAATGAATATAGGCTCAAAAGAAGAATTTCTCTACAGAAGACTTGCAATTCAGGCAAGTAATAAAAGGATTCGAGCCGGAGTCGCTTATTCCCGTTCCGGAAATGGAACCAAACGGAAACAGAAGGCACTGAAAAAAACAGAAAATTTAGAAAAACGTTTTGTCAGTCATCATCTTCATCTGTACAGCCGTAAGCTGATTGATTTCTGCATCAGGCAACAGGCGGGCACCCTGATCCTTAAAAATCAGGAAGACAAAATAGGAATTGCAAAAGAACAGGAATTTGTGCTTCGCAACTGGAGCTATTATGAACTGCAGACCAAAATAAAATACAAAGCAGAAAAAGCCGGTATCGAATTGATTATCGGATAGCTAAAAAAATGAGGGTGCTTGTATACCCGTAGGGTGAGGTTTTGAACACTCACTAAATACTAAAAGTATATACAATGGCGTGGGCTATTTTTAAGGAAAATAAGAACCTCTTTTAAATAGCATAAAAGAGGTCGGATATTTTTAATGATTTTTAAAAATAAGTCTTATGCAACGGCTACCACTGTTAGTTGTAGTTCTTTTATTCGAAAATATTGGGAATTATCTTATATTTAATTTGAACTTCAAAATGGCTGCAACTTCTTTGTGATATATTCTTAAACATAAATGAAGTGCCAAATTTTTCTGTTAAGAATTCTTCAAAACATTTATAAATTGTTCCTTCTCCTGAATTATAAATATTGGAAGCCTTAATTCTATCATTTTCCTCTCTTATTTTTCCAATCAGCACCACATCATGATAGACTTCAAAAATTGGATTTATAGCAGAAATGGAATCGCTTATATTGAAAGGTGTTCTTTCATAAAATTCGCATTCTTCAAAATCTTTTTGAACTTTTAGTTCTACATTAACTTTTTCCTCACTTAATTTTAAAGTCACTTCTCGAATGAGTTCTTGTGGAACTTTAACTGTTTCAAAAACTTCAAACACTCCATTAAATTCATCACTTTCGTCAATAAGTGAGGCTTTTAAAACGAAATATTTTCCAATTTCTTCAAATAAATAATTAGATAAGACTCTTTTAATAATCTTATTTGAATTTTCAAATTTTCTAAATTCTTGCTCGTTTTTAACTTTAACATAGCAAATTAAATCCTTAAAATTTTTTAACTCATAAGAAATATGAAAATGAATATCTTTATTCTCAATATTTACAATTTTTATTTCGGTTTTAGTCATTTTTTTAACAGTTTTATTATAAAATTGCAGACAACTTTTAGCTTCACCCAATGCGTAAATTTGATTTATATAAATTGTTTAAAGCTATTTCTGATGCTAATATAAATTTTATTTTTTTAATTTCATGAGCAATAACATACAAAAATATAAATCTTCACTTTAATTTGAATTACCGAATATTTTACTTACAAAATCAAACATTCTAGCCAGATTGATTGCTTCCCCACATCCTTACTTTCTAGAATTCTTGCTTCCTTAATAACTATCATTCAAAAGAGATTACTCTGCAATAGGTCGCGGTTGTTAGAGTCTTTTTCTCTTTCTTGTATTTTGAATTGGAATATCCTCAACCGCATAATTTGTACTGTTATTTCCGAATTGTAATAAAGAGAAAAGCTGATTAACTATCTCAAGGTCTTTAAAAATCTCATTGAAGGCAGCAAAAGGAATGCTGTTTTCCTGAGAAATTTTTTGTACTATTTTTTCCATTTCCGTTATGAGCTTTTGTTTATCTGTT is a window from the Chryseobacterium sp. T16E-39 genome containing:
- a CDS encoding type I restriction endonuclease subunit R; translated protein: MLNHLSKGNVFEKAKTLRDRFHFFKDDGTSEWIEFISQDHWCQNQFQVTNQIAQEGNFKNRYDVTILINGLPLVQIELKRRGLEMKEAFNQINRYHHQSFNSGSRLFNYVQLFIISNGVNTKYYSNNAKQTFKQTFFWSDEHNNNITQLDHFAPAFLEPCHIAKMITKYIVLNESNKILMVLRPYQYYAVEKIVERVRNTDKNGFIWHTTGSGKTLTSFKASQILKEIPKVEKVVFVVDRKDLDYQTQKEFDAFEKGSVDATENTAHLVKQLSDNTKLIVTTLQKLNTAITKEKHGNKIDKLKDKKVVFIFDECHRSQFGDTHQNIKKYFKNAQMIGFTGTPISEVNSIGKIDGAPATTNRLFEDCLHKYVITDAIRDDNVLKFSVEYVGRYKEKEGSNTYIDTDVEAIDTQELLESPKRLEKIADYLIAEYGRKTHNSTFNAMFCVSSIDVLQKYYDLFQKKKEEGKHQLKIATIFSYGTNEESKDANGIYDEPEFGMVAEPQAQYGDSHSRNVLERYIGHYNEMFGTNFTTKDSQSFYNYYNDIAKRVRNKEVDLIIVVNMFLTGFDSPQLNTLFVDKNLKYHGLIQAFSRTNRLLGEKKSQGNIVCFRNLKSATDDAVTLFSNKEAIQEIIILPIEDYIELFNAALNTLKIVAPEIDSVNSYQTEQEKFEFITAFREVMRVLNVLKSFADFEFDKLEMTEYEFDGYKSKYLDIWKETRPQGGEGRVSILDDVDFELELIHRDEINVSYILSLLANLTDSNLKGNKLEQKKKEIRDILSGDAKLRSKKELIEKFIEENLPHISGGDNVNEEFEKYWNKEKNSAFEKIATEESLNKDRFRDAIDDFLFTSKTPKISDTLKLLEIKPKITERNNIGKRIIQKVQNFVDVFIDGVVS
- a CDS encoding tyrosine-type recombinase/integrase, with the protein product MTRKKTLAEIAELWKNDKKLYVKKSTFSAYVLLLENHLLPVFKDYSEIEDDEVQKFVFKKLEQGLSQKSIKDILIVLKMVLKFGAKNKWIEFINFNVQYPTVRETHTIEVLSRTHQKKVMSYIQEHFTFRNLGVYICLCSGMRIGEICALTWEDIDTDNGIINIRRTIQRIYVIEDGERKTELLIDTPKTKNSIREIPMSRDLLRMLKPFKKIVNPAFYVLTNDSKPTEPRTYRSYYKNLMKFLEIPDIKFHGLRHSFATRCIESKCDYKTVSVLLGHSNISTTLNLYVHPNLEQKKKVIDQMFKALK
- a CDS encoding restriction endonuclease subunit S, which produces MKKLGEIAEVKTGSKDTQNKVDNGMYPFFVRSNTIEKINTYSYDGEAILTSGDGVGVGKNFHYINGKFDFHQRVYSIRNFKIGYDGKYIYNIFSEKFYDRVIRLSAKNSVDSVRMNMISEMKISFPMFNEQLKIASFLTKIGDRIQTQKKIIEDLHITKKEISFKLFKEGFNSSETKKENFQKLGDLTYIVSKKNKENLKLPVYSINNKKGFLSQAEQFEGIDSDERGYDISLYKIIEKETFAYNPARINVGSIGYSRNLENIIISSLYVCFKTTDAVDDEFLFQYLRTDIFRKEVLRNVEGGVRDYLFYENFSRIKINLPDLKEQIKIAKLLSKFDEKITLENELLIQYVNQKKYLLQNLFV
- a CDS encoding restriction endonuclease subunit S; the protein is MISYAYFSDISLPLPSLNEQTKIANFLSSYQEKIETEKQVLKKLELQKKFLLANLFV
- a CDS encoding restriction endonuclease subunit S, coding for MTEENKSVKNFPNLRFPGFEGEWRKTTLESLGNIITGSTPATDETTFYNGNRLFVSPTDLQSNRYVFKTKTTLTEKGFNKGRKIRRGSTYFVCIGSTIGKVGQATEDSITNQQINSVIPVGNDDDFVFSLLEYSSLKIKSLSAEQAVPIINKTTFSNVIVAIPNIEEQEKISSLFKLLDERIQTQKKIIEQLETLIKGVGCKLFNKRIRFKNTDLSEFPCWERKKGNEVFSNISNKNHNSELPILAVTQEYGAIPRDLIDFQISVTDKSVESYKIVEKGDFIISLRSFQGGIEYSEYKGICSPAYIILRNNTEINSYFYKYYFKSESYIKQLNKN
- a CDS encoding type I restriction-modification system subunit M → MSEEQKRQLQQQLWNIANTLRGKMDADEFRDYILGFIFYKYLSEKIHFTANKILLDSGEDVDYNDVDENCEAGKEIVEAIYEEVVEDLGYFLKPSELFSNIAKKGHQKQEGKSNFILAELSKILNNIEQSTLGTNSEDDFEHLFEDLDLTSSKLGKTEDEKNTLISKVLYHLDDIDFNLSDTNADVLGDAYEYLIAQFASGAGKKAGEFYTPQQVSTILARIVTSRKSQLKSVYDPTCGSGSLLLRVAREAKVSDFYGQEMNRTTYNLARMNMILHGVNYSNFDIRQEDTLEKPQHLDKTFDAIVANPPFSAKWSANELHLLDERFSQYGKLAPSSKADFAFIQHMIHHLDENGIMAVVMPHGVLFRGAAELIIRKYLIKEKNYLDAVIGLPANIFFGTSIPTCILIFKKCREAEEDILFVDASKEFEKQKNQNVLLYSHINKIVDTYQNRTVTEKFSHKATLQEVADNDYNLNIPRYVDTFEEEDEIDIQAVMAEIKMLEAKRSQLDSEIEVYLKELGLVS
- a CDS encoding helix-turn-helix domain-containing protein, producing MDRSEFRIAFGKRVEVFRKKLNLSYRELAQKCDVDHSNISKIEKGEVDLRMSTIQELAKGLDVHPQELFDFKLK
- a CDS encoding RNA polymerase sigma factor, coding for MKRTNSPPRKLSNLQLYELLKKGNPTALEHIHLRHKRLLFWIGLQVLKDDFVVDTIVQDTFLKLWLHRGTIESPDHITGFLRFVMKRDCIAYVTAPRNKFTRLMASLDSFENYQEYLAGYDPLKDKEYLHSQESDQNKFDEITKVLPVLNPKRKHLIELCLEYGFQYKPIAEAMGSSVTGISMEVGKAIDELRKILKVTSFEQPEEKTALKKEQLKQLTNQQLEIVKRRFEQKSSFAVIAKELKLPEKEVHRDFLYAFQHLQNHNQSEISL